The following nucleotide sequence is from Streptomyces pactum.
ACGCGACGGCCCGGGCAGGGCCCCGGGGCCACGGACCCGTACGGCCCGGGGCCCACGGACCCGTACGGGCCCGACGCGACGGCCTCGGGGGCGGGCCGGAACCCACCGCCCGGGGGCGGGTCAGCCGCTCGGGGGCCGGGTGAGGCGGGCGTGCAGGGAGCGGGCCGAGGCGTCGGTGAGCGAGGCGATCTGGTCCACGATCACCCGCAGCCGCTCGGCGTCGCCGCCGGCCCGGGCGTACAGGGTGCGGAACTGCGGGTCCAGCCCGTCGGGGGCGCGGGCCACCAGCCGCTCGCCCAGCTCCGCGATGATCACCCGCTGTTCCGCCCGGATCAGCTCCTGGTCCTCGCGCTGCATCACGTACCGGTCGGCGACGGCTTTCAGGACCGCGCACTCCAGCCGGGTGGCCCGCGGCACCACCAGGTCGGCGCGGTAGCGGGTGAGCCGCCCGGTGCCCCAGACGGCGCGGGTGGCGGCCTCGGCGGCGAGGCAGAAGCGGCCGATCAGCTGGCTGGTGGCGTCCTTGAGGCGGGCCTGGGCCACCGCGGTGCCGTCGTAGCCGTGCGGCCACCACTCCTGGTCCAGCAGCCGGTCCAGCGCCTCGGCCAGTTCCTCCGGGTCCGCCCCGGGCGCGTACCGGTGGGCGGCGACCGCGAACACCTCGCGCCGCTCGGGTTCGGCGAGCAGACAGGCCGGGTCCAGGTGGCCGGCGTGCAGGCCGTCCTCCACGTCGTGCACCGAGTACGCCACGTCGTCGGCCCAGTCCATGATCTGCGCCTCGAAGCAGGTGCGTCCGGCCGGCGCCCCCTGCCGGACCCACCGGAAGACCGGCATGTCGTCCTCGTAGACGCCGAACTTCCCCGACGCCGGGTCGGTGGGGTGCCCGCCCCGGGGCCAGGGGTACTTGGTGGCGGCGTCCAGGGCGGCCCGGGTCAGGTTCAGGCCCACGCTCACCGGTTCGCCCGTTTCCTGGTCGGCGATGAACCGCTTGGGCTCCAGCCGGGTGAGCAGCCGCAGCGACTGAGCGTTCCCCTCGAAGCCGCCGCAGCCGGCCGCGACCTCGTGCAGGGCCCGCTCGCCGTTGTGCCCGAACGGCGGGTGCCCCAGGTCGTGGGCGAGGCAGGCCACCTCCACCAGATCCGGGTCACCGCCCAGCGCGGCACCCAGCTCCCGCCCGATCTGGGCGCACTCCAGGGAGTGGGTCAGCCGGGTCCGGGGGGTGGCGTCCCAGGAGTGCGGGCTGGTGC
It contains:
- a CDS encoding deoxyguanosinetriphosphate triphosphohydrolase, with product MFVSEEPWGPGPQGYHASDVERWAPEPDKRPGRTAFQRDRGRVLHSAALRRLAGKTQVVTPGTSPHSWDATPRTRLTHSLECAQIGRELGAALGGDPDLVEVACLAHDLGHPPFGHNGERALHEVAAGCGGFEGNAQSLRLLTRLEPKRFIADQETGEPVSVGLNLTRAALDAATKYPWPRGGHPTDPASGKFGVYEDDMPVFRWVRQGAPAGRTCFEAQIMDWADDVAYSVHDVEDGLHAGHLDPACLLAEPERREVFAVAAHRYAPGADPEELAEALDRLLDQEWWPHGYDGTAVAQARLKDATSQLIGRFCLAAEAATRAVWGTGRLTRYRADLVVPRATRLECAVLKAVADRYVMQREDQELIRAEQRVIIAELGERLVARAPDGLDPQFRTLYARAGGDAERLRVIVDQIASLTDASARSLHARLTRPPSG